The sequence GGGCTCGATGGCGTGTCGAAGGCCTGCAACGAAGCGGCACGCGGCCTGCTGCCGGAAGTGCCGACCATCTGCGTCGGCCAGCCGCATGCGCTCGACCCGTCGCGCTGCCCGCAGGGCAAGGCGATCCTGTGGCTGCAACTGCCCGAGGCGCCGCGCCACATCAAGGGCGATGCCGCCGGCAAACTGCAGGCGCCGGCCGACGGGCAATGGACCGACGCATTGCGCGAGGTCTATGCCGATCGTGTCGAAGCCATCCTCGCCAGCCATATCGACGGCTTCAAGGACAGCGTGATTGCGCGCCGCGCCTATTCGCCGGCCGACCTCGAGGCGATGAACATCAATCTGGTCGGCGGCGATCCCTATGGCGGCTCGTCCACCATCGACCAGGCCTTCCTGTGGCGGCCGTTCAAGACCAGCCGCAACCACCAGACCGGCATCAAAAACCTTTACCATATCGGCGCCTCGACCCATCCTGGCGCCGGTCTCGGCGGCGGCTCCGGCTTTCTCCTGGCGGGGAGGCTGTGATGGAACAGAAGGTCGCGGAAAAGCGCCAGCGCATTTCGACGCTCGGCCAGATCGGCCTGCAGCAATTCGCGCCCTATCTGATGAACCGCATCATGGGCCGCTACAACGCCACCTTGCGCGACGATTTCCGCAAGCAGGGGCTGACCATTCCGCAGGTGCGCACGCTGGCGGTCCTGTCGGTCGCTGACGGCGTCACCGTCAACGATCTCTCGGTCTACACGGTCATCGAGCAGTCGACCTTGAGCCGCACGCTCGACACGCTGGAGGGGCAAGGCTTCGTGCGGCGCGAGCAGGGTGTCACCGACAGCCGCATTCGCCATGTGTTCCTGACCGATGACGGCCGCGCCGAGTTCACCCGTGCCTGGCCAGCTATGCATGACGCATTCGAGGCGATGTTCGACGATATCGACGACGCCGAATATGCGGCACTGATCGCCACACTTTTGAAGATGCTGAAGAACATTCGCAAGCACGACATCTAGACCTACGCGCCGCCAATGCCCGGCGGTAACGGAAGGAGCAGAAAAATGGCCGAACGGTCTTTTGCCAAGGAAGTCGAAAAGCTGCGGCTCGGCGCCGGCGAGGAATTTGCCGGTGAAGGTATCCTCGCCATCACCAAGGCGCTGCTGCAATGCGGCGTCGGCTATGTCGGCGGCTATCAGGGCGCGCCGATCAGCCATCTGATGGATGTGCTGGCCGATGCGCAGGACATTCTGGGCGAGCTCGGCGTGCATTTCGAGGCGAGCGCCTCGGAAGCCACCGCCACCGCCATGCTCGCCGCTTCGGTGCATTATCCTATCCGCGGTGCGGCGACCTTCAAGTCGACCGTCGGCACCAATGTCGCCTCCGACGCGCTTGCCAACCTTGCGTCCGGCGGCGTCACTGGTGGCGCGCTGATCATCGTCGGCGAGGATTATGGCGAGGGCTCCTCGATCATGCAGGAGCGCAGCCATGCCTTTGCCATGAAGAGCCAGGTCTGGCTGCTCGACCCGCGCCCGAACCTGCCGTCGATCGTCAAGGCGGTGGAAGATGGCTTCGAACTGTCCGAGATCTCCAACACGCCGGTCATGCTGCAGGTGCGCATCCGCTGCTGCCATGTCCATGGCCATTTCATCGCCAAGGACAACAAGCGCCCGCCGATGACGGTGGCCGACGCGCTCGAAGCCCCGCGCCGCGACACTGGCCGCATCGTGCTGCCGCCCGCCTCCTTCCTGCACGAGAAGGAGAAAGTGCAGAAACGCTGGCCGGCGGCGGTGGATTTCATCCGCAAGAACAAGATCAACGAACTCTTCGGCTCGGATCACGGCTCCGTCGGCATCGTCATGCAGGGCGGCATGTACAATGCGGTCATCCGCGCGCTGCAGCGTCTCGGCCTTGCTGACACTTACGGCGAGACGGATGTGCCGCTTTATGTGCTCAACGCCGTTTATCCGCTGATCGATGACGAATTCCTGTCCTTCTGCGAAGGCAAGCAGGCGGTGCTCGTCGTCGAGGAAGGCCAGCCCAATTACATCGAACAGGCATTCGCCGCGATGCTGCACAAGGCCGGGCGCGGCACCCGATTGGTCGGCAAGGAATATCTGCCGATGGCCGGCGAATATACCGGCCAGGTCATGCTCGACGGCATTGGTACGTTCCTGCGCGCCGAGGCACCGCATCTCCTGCCGGGCGAGGTGCGCGCGCCCAACAAGGTCGGCGATGGCGTCGACACCGCGGACCTGATCAATGTGGTGCCGGGCCGCCCGCCGGGCTTCTGTATCGGCTGCCCGGAACGGCCGATCTTTGCCGCGACGAAACTGGTCGAACAGGAACTCGGCAACCACCACATCGCTTCCGACATAGGCTGCCATCTGTTCTCGATCATGCCACCTTTCGAACTCGGCGCCACCACCATGGGCTACGGATTGGGGCCGGCCTCGGCCTCAGCCTTCAATTCGCCCGACGCGAAACGCCGCTCGATCTCCTTCGTCGGCGACGGCGGCTTCTGGCACAACGGCCTGACCTCCTCGATCGGCAATGCGGTGTTCAACAAGAACGACGGCGTCATCGTCATCGTCGACAATTTTTACTCCGCCGCAACGGGCGGACAGGACATCCTGTCGTCCCGCGCGGGCAACAAGACCAAGTCGACCAAACATCCCATCACCGAGGCCGTGAAAGGCATGGGCGTCAAATGGCTGCGCCATGTCGACCGCACCTATGACGTGACCAAGATGCAGGACACGCTGCGCGAGGCGCTGACGACGGACGAGAAAGGGCCGAAGGTCATCGTCGCCTCGTCCGAATGCATGCTGAACCGCCAGCGCCGCGAAAAGCCGCTGGTCGACAAGGCGATCAAGGGCGGCGAGCGGGTGGTGAAACCGAAATTCGGCGTCGACGAGGACATCTGCACCGGCGACCATGCCTGTATGCGGCTCTCCGGCTGCCCGTCGCTGTCGGTGAAGTCGCTCGACGATCCGTTGCGCGACGATCCGGTGGCATCGATCGACCAGAGCTGCGTCGGCTGCGGCAATTGCGGCGAGGTCGCGGATGCGGCGGTGCTCTGCCCCTCCTTCTACCGCGCCGACGTCGTGCACAATCCGAGCCGCTGGGACCGCTTTCTGGAAAGCGCGCGCCGCGCCACCATCAGCCTGCTGCAGCGCCGCCGCGAAAGCCGGCGCCTGACCTTCGCCGATGCTTGACGCTGTCCCGCCCTTTCGCGCCAAGGCCGGCGCCCAGGATGATGAGCGGGTCATCAAGCTCGCCGTACTCGCCGTCGGCGGCCAGGGCGGCGGCGTCCTGGCGGACTGGATCACTGACGTCGCCGAGCGCAATGGCTACGTCGCGCAGTCGACATCGGTCGCCGGCGTCGCGCAGCGCACGGGCGCCACGATCTACTATGTCGAGATGGCCCGCGACACCGGCCGGCTGCCGGTCTTCGCGCTGTCGCCCTCGCAGGGCGACGTCGACGTACTGATCGCGGCCGAATTGATGGAAGCCGGCCGCGCCATCATCCGTGGTTTCGTCACGCCCGAGCGCACCACGCTGATCGCCTCGTCACACCGCATCGCCGCTGTGTCGGAAAAGATCGAACCGGGCGACGGCCGGGCGTCATCTTCCAAAGTGCATGCGACGGCGGAAGCCGCGTCCAAACGCTTCATCGCCTTCGACATGGAAAAGATCGCCGCCGACAACGGTTCGATGATTTCGGCCAGCCTGCTCGGCGCGCTGGCGGGGTCCGACGCGCTGCCGTTCACCCGCGAAAGCTATGAGCAGGCGATCGGTGCTGGCGGTCGTGGCGTCAAGGCCAGCCTTGCCGCCTTTGGCACTGCGTTTGACCGCGCGCGCGGCACGGCCGCACCTGTGCCAAAGCCGGCCGAGCCGGCGATCGTCGAACCCGCCCTGGGGGCAGGGCGCGTAACCGGCCCGCAAAACCTGCTGCAGGGCTGGCAGGCGCTCGCCGCCCGCATCGACCTGATGCCCGTGGCCGTGCGCGACATGGCGCTGCGGGGCCTCAGAAAGGTCGTCGACTATCAGGATATCGCCTATGGCCGTGACTATCTCGACCGGCTGGACAAGGCCGTCGCGCTGGACGGCGCCGACCATGCCCATGCGCTGTCCATTGCTGCCGCCAAGCATCTCGCCAACGCGCTCTGCTACGACGACATGATCCGCGTCGCCGACCTGAAGACGCGCTCGACACGCGACAGGCGCGTGCGCAAGGAGGTCGGCGTCAAGGATGGCTCGATCCTGCAGGTGACCGAGTATTTTCATCCGCGCATCGAGGAATTCTGCGGCACGCTGCCGGCGGGGCTCGGCAGCTACATCGAGAACCGCCCGAAACTCGCCGCCTTCCTCGATCGTCGCATCAACCATGGCCGCCGCATCCGCACCGACAGCTTCGCCGGCTTCGCGGCGCTTTGGTTCATCGGAGGCCTGCGCCGCTGGCGCCGCAGCCTGCTGCGCCACAAGGTCGAGATGACCCATCTCGATCGCTGGTATGCATTGGCGCTTGGCCACGTCCCCCAGGACTACGCGCTGGCCGTCGAAATCCTCAATTGCCGCCGGCTGATCAAGGGCTATAGCGACACCCATGTCCGCGCCCAGTCGAAATTCGACCGCGTGCTGTCGGCGCTTGCCATGCTCGAGGGTCGAGCCGATGCCTCCGACTGGATCCGCCGCCTGCGCGAGGCGGCGCTGAAGGACGAGAAGGGCGACATGCTCGATGGCGCGCTGAAGACAGTGGCGACGCTCAGACCAGGTTCGGCAACTGAGGCGCCCTAATCCCTGACAGACGTCACCGGGCCGCTATCTCCGTTTTCGGCAGCGGTGAACGCTGTTCATTTTCTGCTTGAACAATGTTCAAGGTGTGATAGAGTGCGTTTATGAACGATGTTCATTTCTGACGAGCCGAAAGCCGGGGATGGACAT is a genomic window of Mesorhizobium huakuii containing:
- a CDS encoding MarR family winged helix-turn-helix transcriptional regulator; its protein translation is MEQKVAEKRQRISTLGQIGLQQFAPYLMNRIMGRYNATLRDDFRKQGLTIPQVRTLAVLSVADGVTVNDLSVYTVIEQSTLSRTLDTLEGQGFVRREQGVTDSRIRHVFLTDDGRAEFTRAWPAMHDAFEAMFDDIDDAEYAALIATLLKMLKNIRKHDI
- a CDS encoding indolepyruvate ferredoxin oxidoreductase subunit alpha, with the protein product MAERSFAKEVEKLRLGAGEEFAGEGILAITKALLQCGVGYVGGYQGAPISHLMDVLADAQDILGELGVHFEASASEATATAMLAASVHYPIRGAATFKSTVGTNVASDALANLASGGVTGGALIIVGEDYGEGSSIMQERSHAFAMKSQVWLLDPRPNLPSIVKAVEDGFELSEISNTPVMLQVRIRCCHVHGHFIAKDNKRPPMTVADALEAPRRDTGRIVLPPASFLHEKEKVQKRWPAAVDFIRKNKINELFGSDHGSVGIVMQGGMYNAVIRALQRLGLADTYGETDVPLYVLNAVYPLIDDEFLSFCEGKQAVLVVEEGQPNYIEQAFAAMLHKAGRGTRLVGKEYLPMAGEYTGQVMLDGIGTFLRAEAPHLLPGEVRAPNKVGDGVDTADLINVVPGRPPGFCIGCPERPIFAATKLVEQELGNHHIASDIGCHLFSIMPPFELGATTMGYGLGPASASAFNSPDAKRRSISFVGDGGFWHNGLTSSIGNAVFNKNDGVIVIVDNFYSAATGGQDILSSRAGNKTKSTKHPITEAVKGMGVKWLRHVDRTYDVTKMQDTLREALTTDEKGPKVIVASSECMLNRQRREKPLVDKAIKGGERVVKPKFGVDEDICTGDHACMRLSGCPSLSVKSLDDPLRDDPVASIDQSCVGCGNCGEVADAAVLCPSFYRADVVHNPSRWDRFLESARRATISLLQRRRESRRLTFADA
- a CDS encoding indolepyruvate oxidoreductase subunit beta family protein, giving the protein MLDAVPPFRAKAGAQDDERVIKLAVLAVGGQGGGVLADWITDVAERNGYVAQSTSVAGVAQRTGATIYYVEMARDTGRLPVFALSPSQGDVDVLIAAELMEAGRAIIRGFVTPERTTLIASSHRIAAVSEKIEPGDGRASSSKVHATAEAASKRFIAFDMEKIAADNGSMISASLLGALAGSDALPFTRESYEQAIGAGGRGVKASLAAFGTAFDRARGTAAPVPKPAEPAIVEPALGAGRVTGPQNLLQGWQALAARIDLMPVAVRDMALRGLRKVVDYQDIAYGRDYLDRLDKAVALDGADHAHALSIAAAKHLANALCYDDMIRVADLKTRSTRDRRVRKEVGVKDGSILQVTEYFHPRIEEFCGTLPAGLGSYIENRPKLAAFLDRRINHGRRIRTDSFAGFAALWFIGGLRRWRRSLLRHKVEMTHLDRWYALALGHVPQDYALAVEILNCRRLIKGYSDTHVRAQSKFDRVLSALAMLEGRADASDWIRRLREAALKDEKGDMLDGALKTVATLRPGSATEAP